Part of the Paenibacillus aurantius genome, TCACATTAACGATTTGCTGGAAAAAGGTTATGTCCCTTCCGACAACAGTTCTCGTTCGATTCTCATCTCTAAAGGAATCATCTCGGCTGACAGCAGTGCAGCTTTTGCGTAAGGTCGACAAAATCCAATTCCTTGTTTTTTGCAAGTCGTAAGCAAAGAAAGTGTTATCTTTTTTTGAAGAATACCCCTTAGAATAGAATGGGAGCCCTACGATGCTTTCCATGAATTCTAAGGGGTGTTTTTCTATCTCTATCTTGCAAATTAAATGTAGAAAGGAAGTATCGTTATGTTTCCATGGCTGAATCAAGTGTTATCCCTGCATACGGTGATTTGGCTGCTGCCGATTGTCTTTATGTTTCACGATCTCGAGGAAATTGTGACGGTCGAGCCCTTCATGCGGCGTAACCGCATGGAGATAGAGAAGCGGCTGCCTTCGGGGATCGGCAAACGTCTTAATAAGATCTTCGGCATGCGGACAGGCTCCTTTGCGGTGGCAGTCGGCTTCATGCTGCTGGGCGTCTCCTTCTGTACCGTCTGGGCAGGGATAGCGTTGGACCAAGGGGGAAGCTTGCTGCCGTTCGCCGCGGCTCTGGCCGTTTTTTTCGCACATTCCTTCACCCATCTGGGGCAGTCCGTTCTGCTTCGCCGCTACACGCCTGGCGTCGCGACAGCGGTCCTTCTCGTACTTCCGTATTCGATCTATGCATACTACCGTCTGTTCTCCGCTGATCTGCTGACCTGGGCGACGGCGGAACTTGGGCTTCTGCTGGGGGTCGGGGGAGTCATCCCGCTGCTTTGGCTCGGGCATAAGACCGGGACCCGCCTGTTCAAGAATGGATTGGATTTCGAATAAACGATACTTTACGATAGTCTGGTACGAAATAATTCCTGGAGGAAATCGGCTGCGAATAAGGAGGAAAAATGAAAATGAGTCAACCAACCGGCATCGTCATCGAGCGGCTGGACCATTTCGTGCTGACGGTACGGGATATTCAGCGAACGGTAAAGTTTTACGAGGAGATTATGGGTATGGAGGTGGTCCGGTTCGGAGAAGGCCGCTGTGCGCTGCAGTTCGGCCGGCAGAAGATCAACCTGCACGAGCAGGGCAAAGAGTTCGAGCCGAAAGCCCATCATCCGGTCCCCGGCTCGGCGGATCTATGTTTTGTTTCCCCTACGCCCCTGGCCGACATCATTCGGCATCTGAACGCTTCCGGCATTGCAATCCTCGAAGGGCCGGTTAAACGGACAGGGGCGATGGGACCAATCGAATCGGTTTATTTCCGCGATCCGGATCTTAACCTGATTGAAGTATCCAATTATCTTCCGTCCCCTTAGAGACGAAAAGGAGGGATCACGCGGCCGTCCCGGTCGGTGAACCCGTATTCCCGCGCCAGGTCGCCCGTCAGGAGCACCTGTCCGCTTCGGTTCCGCACCTCCGGATCGGCGGCCAGGGCCGCTACGGCCCGCCCGACATAATAGGGCGATTCGGTCTGCTGCAGCTCCCCGACCTCCTGCCAATGCTCTTCATCCGTATGAAAAGCCTTCAGCACGAGCTCCGTCCGCATCCAGCCCGGGGAGACCCCCACCGCCGCCAGGCCGGTGCCGGCCAGATCCTGCGCCAGCCCGAACACCATGCGGTTGATCGCATTTTTGGCCAAGTCGTAGTAGAAGCTCCCCAGGTACTTGTCCCGGTCCCGGAACGTGGTATGGACGATTAGGCCGGAGCCGGTCTCGAGCATAAGCGGGATGGCAAAATGGTTCGTCGCCAGCTGCGCGCGGACCCCCCTCTGAAAGGTCGCGTCCCACATCTGCAAAGGATACTCCCAGAATGGCTTGGGATGAGGATTTGACTCCAGCTCATGCAGACCCCAAACATTATTCACCAGGATGTCGAGCCGCCCTTGCTCCCGGCGGATTCTCTCGATCAGGCCCTTCGTTTCCTCGTCGTTCGTATGATCGCAGCGGCAGGCGAAGGCCGTTCCCCCCGAGGCTTGAATGGCTTCGACAGTTTCGTCGAGACTGCCTGGAAACCCGAGTGTCGTCGCCCCCCGCAAGCTTCTTCCAGATCCATACACCGTGGCCCCCGCTTCTCCAAGCTCGACGGCGATCCCCCGTCCGGCACCCCGGCTTGCCCCTGTGACGAGAGCGATTTTTCCTTCCAGCGGTTTCTTCACAACGTTCATCCCCTTTCGTGTTCTGTTTCTATTCTACAAAAGGATTTATGACACCTAGTGTCATAATGGATCAGAAACGTATAGTCCAGCCCGGCCGGACCCGGCGGTGGGTGTAGGAGACGCCGTGCCGCTTGAGCCCGGAAGGGTCGAGGAGGGTGAGGAGATTGCCCTGCTCCCCGAGAAAAAGCCCCCCGCCGGGAAGCCGCTCCAACTCGAACGTCCGGAACTCGCCCGGCTGAAGGGTTCCGCTCAATGCTTGCTTCGCCTTCATCTTGTTGGTGACCGTCCAGCCGCTCAAGTCCACCGGCCGGTCACCGGCGTTCACGAGCGTGACGCTTTCCCGGACGTATGCCCCGGCGGAATAGACACGCGCTCCCGCCAGGTAGACCGGCCCGGGAAAAGGGTCCGGCAACGCGGAAGACGGTAGTTCGCCCTCGCGTGGAGGGAGCGGCTCGCCTTCGGGAGCGGGGGACCGCTGTGAGGAAATACCCGCCGGCCCCCGCTTGGCAACTCGGTCGGTGGTACCCGGCTGCCGGCTAGCTGGCCGGTCGGCATTCCGCGAAGAACGACCAGCCTCCGGCTCCAGCCCGGCCCCTCGGTCAGCGGTGCCAGGCTGCTGCGGAGGAAAGCCCGCCGGTCCCGGCGCGATGCCGTGGTCCGCTGTGCCTGCCAATCCCGGCTCATTCCCGCCTTCCGCCCTAACCGGCGGTTGGAGGGTCCGCCCAGCGCCGAGCGCATGGCCGGTCGTGTCATCGGTATGCCAGCTTTGCGACTGGAAGGCGAGGAAGACCCCGATCCAGCGGTTCTCCGCAGGGAAGTGAAACAGGAGCGCGCCGTCCTGGTATACGCCGTCATCCTTGCGGTAAGGCCGAGC contains:
- a CDS encoding HXXEE domain-containing protein — protein: MFPWLNQVLSLHTVIWLLPIVFMFHDLEEIVTVEPFMRRNRMEIEKRLPSGIGKRLNKIFGMRTGSFAVAVGFMLLGVSFCTVWAGIALDQGGSLLPFAAALAVFFAHSFTHLGQSVLLRRYTPGVATAVLLVLPYSIYAYYRLFSADLLTWATAELGLLLGVGGVIPLLWLGHKTGTRLFKNGLDFE
- a CDS encoding VOC family protein, with amino-acid sequence MSQPTGIVIERLDHFVLTVRDIQRTVKFYEEIMGMEVVRFGEGRCALQFGRQKINLHEQGKEFEPKAHHPVPGSADLCFVSPTPLADIIRHLNASGIAILEGPVKRTGAMGPIESVYFRDPDLNLIEVSNYLPSP
- a CDS encoding SDR family NAD(P)-dependent oxidoreductase; its protein translation is MKKPLEGKIALVTGASRGAGRGIAVELGEAGATVYGSGRSLRGATTLGFPGSLDETVEAIQASGGTAFACRCDHTNDEETKGLIERIRREQGRLDILVNNVWGLHELESNPHPKPFWEYPLQMWDATFQRGVRAQLATNHFAIPLMLETGSGLIVHTTFRDRDKYLGSFYYDLAKNAINRMVFGLAQDLAGTGLAAVGVSPGWMRTELVLKAFHTDEEHWQEVGELQQTESPYYVGRAVAALAADPEVRNRSGQVLLTGDLAREYGFTDRDGRVIPPFRL